In Meiothermus ruber DSM 1279, the following proteins share a genomic window:
- a CDS encoding DNA internalization-related competence protein ComEC/Rec2 encodes MIPLALGAGALLGALSQLTPWAFLGLLAGLGLPQSARWLGLGAYILVTLHLGLAQDPWASQIGQWVRIEGTLREGFLHTPQGRLYVHYFPNLQDGRYVLEGHLLRPSNKRNPGGFDQQTWLRGLGVTAVLRARQVVHYEPLPAGPHQWLQKQLVAGLSAPVAALVTALTLGERRELGEAYEAFQQAGLAHTLALSGLHVAILTGFFVLLLYPLGRWRYPAALLLLLLYLWLVEPQPSLVRAVIMAGFVLMGLFMGRGRVAVLPALSLALFVQLLLEPRTLLSLSAQLSYLAVLGMALVLPHLPRLEGWKQWVWSSVSVTLAAQILILPLLLHHFHQLPLISPVANLLVLPLLSLLVPLGFLKLLMGGLLAWPTEILGSLVLGLVGWLSNGPLLRWGEITPVGFILYYLGLLPLLLGLYGRLRWPHATGLAATAALASILSSYPPRAELWQLDVGQGDAILLRLPGRVEILVDGGRDWAYPRLEQALRALGVDDLDLLIATHPDGDHVEAQLKVIRDFPVGALVSGPRAQGVALDDALHLAAHQRGIPVFFARRGSQLTLAGARLHFLGPQGDELEDNERSLVFVLEYKNHKILFTGDAPVSAEVRWSAERVDILKVGHHGSETSTSDHLLQHFRPKLALIGVGNNPYGHPSRAVLERLNQYGVQIRRTDIEGAIRIPLP; translated from the coding sequence ATGATCCCCCTGGCTCTGGGCGCTGGGGCCCTGCTGGGGGCTCTCAGCCAGCTAACCCCCTGGGCCTTCCTGGGCCTGCTAGCAGGGCTTGGGCTCCCTCAGTCTGCGCGCTGGCTTGGTTTGGGAGCTTACATTCTGGTCACCCTGCACCTGGGTTTAGCCCAGGATCCCTGGGCTTCCCAGATAGGACAGTGGGTGCGGATCGAAGGCACTCTTCGAGAGGGTTTTTTACACACCCCACAAGGGCGTTTATATGTGCATTACTTTCCCAATTTGCAGGATGGCCGTTACGTTTTGGAAGGCCACCTGCTGCGCCCCTCAAACAAGCGCAACCCCGGGGGCTTTGATCAGCAAACCTGGCTGCGCGGCCTGGGGGTTACGGCAGTATTACGAGCTCGGCAGGTTGTGCATTACGAGCCTTTACCGGCAGGCCCCCACCAATGGCTGCAAAAGCAGCTTGTGGCCGGGCTCTCCGCTCCAGTAGCCGCCCTGGTCACGGCCCTGACCCTTGGGGAACGTCGCGAGTTGGGTGAGGCCTATGAGGCATTTCAGCAAGCCGGCCTGGCCCATACCCTGGCCCTATCTGGTTTACACGTGGCAATCCTGACCGGCTTTTTTGTGCTCTTGCTCTATCCGCTGGGCAGGTGGCGCTACCCTGCAGCCTTGCTTTTATTGCTGCTGTATCTGTGGCTTGTAGAGCCCCAGCCTTCGCTGGTACGGGCAGTGATTATGGCGGGCTTTGTGTTGATGGGGCTGTTTATGGGGCGCGGCCGGGTAGCGGTCTTACCCGCTCTGTCGCTGGCTTTATTCGTTCAGTTGTTGCTCGAGCCGCGTACCCTGCTCAGCCTTTCGGCACAGCTTTCCTATCTGGCCGTGCTGGGCATGGCCCTGGTGCTGCCGCACCTGCCCAGGCTCGAGGGCTGGAAACAGTGGGTCTGGTCCTCGGTTAGCGTCACCCTTGCAGCACAAATTCTGATCCTTCCCCTCTTGCTCCATCACTTCCACCAACTGCCGCTCATCTCTCCCGTTGCAAATCTGTTGGTGCTGCCCTTGCTAAGCCTCCTGGTTCCCCTAGGCTTTCTCAAGCTACTGATGGGGGGTTTGCTGGCCTGGCCCACCGAGATTCTCGGTTCGCTGGTTCTGGGACTGGTTGGGTGGCTGTCCAACGGCCCCTTGCTGCGCTGGGGTGAGATAACTCCTGTAGGGTTCATCCTGTACTACCTTGGCCTTCTCCCATTACTGCTAGGCCTTTATGGTCGTCTTCGCTGGCCGCATGCAACGGGGCTTGCTGCCACAGCCGCGCTGGCCTCCATCTTGTCCAGTTACCCGCCCCGCGCCGAGCTCTGGCAGCTCGATGTGGGCCAGGGCGATGCGATCCTGCTACGCCTTCCCGGCAGGGTAGAAATCTTAGTGGATGGGGGGCGCGACTGGGCTTATCCCCGGCTAGAACAAGCCTTGCGGGCCTTGGGTGTGGACGATCTCGATCTGCTCATCGCCACCCACCCCGATGGGGATCATGTGGAGGCCCAGTTGAAGGTTATACGGGATTTTCCAGTTGGTGCATTGGTTAGTGGGCCCAGGGCCCAGGGCGTTGCCTTGGATGATGCCTTACACCTGGCTGCACACCAGCGTGGAATCCCGGTCTTTTTTGCGCGCAGGGGAAGCCAGCTAACCCTGGCTGGAGCCCGCCTCCATTTCTTGGGGCCGCAAGGTGACGAGCTCGAGGACAACGAGCGCAGTTTGGTTTTCGTGTTGGAGTATAAGAATCATAAGATACTCTTTACCGGTGATGCGCCCGTCTCAGCCGAGGTGCGCTGGTCTGCCGAGAGGGTGGATATCCTAAAGGTGGGTCATCATGGTTCTGAGACCAGCACCAGTGATCACCTATTGCAGCATTTCCGTCCCAAGCTAGCCTTAATCGGTGTGGGAAATAATCCGTATGGTCATCCGTCGAGGGCTGTACTAGAACGCCTAAACCAGTACGGCGTACAAATTCGACGCACCGACATCGAGGGGGCCATACGGATTCCCTTGCCTTGA
- a CDS encoding ParB/RepB/Spo0J family partition protein, producing the protein MSKKPSGLGKGLEALLPKTPASQTKLPLALIKPNPAQPRRLFDQEALEELAASIREKGLLQPLLVRPKGDMYELVAGERRYKASQMAGLREVPVVIKDIGEREALEIALIENLQREDLNPMEEAEGYKRLVDMGMTQEEVAKAVGKARVTVTNALRLLQLSPEIKQALEENKISAGHARALLMLPESKRNWGLSEVLSKQLSVRETERLKDKPAASSSRHKGEEAYAEIARNLSRRLGTKVRFTSLRKGKIEISYHSEEELTAILQALGYEG; encoded by the coding sequence GTGTCAAAGAAGCCTAGCGGTCTGGGAAAAGGATTGGAGGCCTTGCTACCCAAAACACCCGCCTCTCAAACCAAACTTCCCCTAGCCCTGATCAAGCCCAACCCTGCACAACCCCGGCGCCTGTTTGACCAAGAGGCACTGGAGGAGCTGGCCGCTTCGATCAGAGAGAAAGGGCTGTTACAGCCATTACTGGTGAGGCCGAAAGGGGATATGTACGAGCTGGTGGCTGGTGAGCGGCGTTATAAGGCCTCGCAAATGGCAGGGTTGCGCGAGGTGCCAGTTGTTATTAAAGACATCGGGGAGCGCGAGGCCCTGGAAATTGCCCTTATCGAAAACCTACAGCGTGAAGACCTAAACCCCATGGAGGAGGCTGAAGGCTACAAACGACTGGTGGACATGGGCATGACCCAGGAAGAGGTGGCCAAAGCGGTGGGTAAGGCTAGGGTGACGGTAACAAATGCCCTTAGGCTGCTCCAGCTGAGCCCAGAAATCAAGCAAGCCCTGGAAGAGAACAAAATTAGTGCAGGACATGCCAGAGCCCTTTTGATGTTGCCCGAGTCCAAGCGTAACTGGGGCTTATCGGAGGTGCTATCCAAACAACTGAGCGTACGCGAAACCGAGAGGCTCAAGGATAAACCTGCGGCCTCGAGCAGCCGCCATAAAGGCGAAGAGGCTTATGCCGAGATCGCACGCAACCTTTCGCGCCGACTGGGTACAAAAGTTCGCTTTACGAGCCTCAGAAAAGGGAAGATAGAGATTAGTTACCACTCTGAGGAAGAACTCACTGCAATCTTGCAGGCCCTGGGCTACGAGGGGTAA
- a CDS encoding ParA family protein: protein MLVGKVKRIGIVNQKGGVGKTTTAVNLSAYLAKAGQKVLLVDLDPQVNATSGMGQAVPERNIYTVLVGNDDARDALLRVAEGLDLLPSSPDLVGASAELIENPTRLAEVLQPLESAYDLILLDAPPSLGPITINVLAAAEGLVVPVQAEYYALEGIAGLMETIEQVRTSLNPALRLLGVLITMYDPRTLLSQQVESNIRANLGEKVFWTVIPRNVRLAEAPSYGQDIGQYAPTSSGAHAYRRLAEEVMRRVKEA, encoded by the coding sequence ATCCTAGTGGGCAAGGTGAAGCGCATCGGCATAGTTAATCAAAAAGGGGGGGTGGGAAAGACCACGACCGCTGTAAATTTATCAGCCTACCTGGCCAAGGCCGGTCAAAAGGTGCTGCTGGTTGACCTCGATCCCCAGGTCAATGCCACCTCGGGGATGGGTCAGGCTGTACCTGAGCGCAACATATATACTGTCTTGGTCGGCAATGATGACGCTCGAGACGCACTGCTGAGGGTGGCTGAAGGGCTGGATCTGCTTCCCTCGAGCCCCGATCTGGTGGGGGCTTCGGCCGAACTCATAGAAAACCCCACCCGACTGGCTGAGGTGTTGCAGCCGCTGGAGTCAGCCTACGACCTCATCCTGCTGGATGCCCCTCCCAGTTTGGGCCCTATTACCATCAACGTTTTGGCGGCTGCGGAGGGCCTGGTTGTTCCGGTGCAGGCCGAATACTATGCCCTCGAGGGCATTGCCGGCCTGATGGAAACTATTGAACAAGTGCGTACCAGCCTGAATCCGGCCTTGCGGCTTTTGGGCGTCCTGATTACCATGTACGATCCCCGCACCCTGCTATCCCAGCAGGTTGAGAGTAACATCCGAGCCAATCTAGGAGAGAAGGTGTTCTGGACTGTGATCCCGCGCAACGTGCGGTTGGCCGAAGCTCCCAGCTATGGCCAGGATATAGGTCAGTACGCACCGACCAGCAGCGGTGCCCATGCCTACCGACGCCTGGCCGAGGAGGTGATGCGTCGTGTCAAAGAAGCCTAG
- the rsmG gene encoding 16S rRNA (guanine(527)-N(7))-methyltransferase RsmG codes for MQMTAAGKQMLLQAGAELGLDLRPYLPQFALFFELLTTVNQNLNLTAIRDEEGIIYKHFADSLSCLRYAGFASGLSVIDVGTGAGFPGLPLAIVRSDIQFDLLDATKKKIEFVAKVAQTLALVNTQALWGRSEELGRQVVKRETYGAALTRAVASLATAAELTLPLVQVGGFVLVQKGAEVARELAEGQGAIRKLGGVLEQVLHLKLPGTGDTRHLIILRKVEPTPPQYPRKPGVPAKNPLS; via the coding sequence ATGCAGATGACCGCAGCCGGAAAACAGATGTTGCTGCAAGCAGGGGCTGAGTTGGGGTTGGATCTAAGGCCCTACCTACCTCAATTTGCTTTATTCTTTGAACTGCTTACAACAGTCAACCAAAACCTCAACCTTACAGCCATCCGGGATGAAGAGGGCATCATATACAAGCACTTTGCGGACTCCCTATCTTGCCTGCGTTACGCTGGCTTTGCCAGCGGGCTATCAGTGATAGACGTCGGCACCGGGGCCGGGTTTCCTGGACTCCCGCTGGCGATTGTGCGATCCGACATCCAGTTCGATCTACTGGACGCCACTAAAAAGAAAATCGAGTTCGTGGCGAAAGTGGCGCAAACCCTCGCACTGGTAAACACACAGGCCCTCTGGGGACGCTCTGAGGAACTGGGCCGTCAGGTTGTAAAACGTGAAACATATGGGGCGGCCCTGACTCGAGCGGTGGCTTCACTGGCGACAGCCGCCGAGCTAACCTTGCCGCTGGTGCAGGTTGGTGGATTTGTACTGGTGCAGAAAGGTGCCGAAGTGGCACGCGAGCTGGCCGAGGGCCAAGGTGCAATACGCAAGCTTGGAGGGGTGCTGGAACAGGTACTGCACCTGAAGCTACCGGGTACGGGCGATACGCGGCATTTAATTATCCTGCGCAAGGTAGAACCCACACCGCCCCAATACCCCCGCAAGCCTGGGGTTCCTGCCAAAAATCCGTTATCCTAG